From Camelina sativa cultivar DH55 chromosome 7, Cs, whole genome shotgun sequence, one genomic window encodes:
- the LOC104700525 gene encoding uncharacterized protein LOC104700525 — protein sequence MAVQMSKRICNILMIITLCTMMFSAQVAHSNKRALDVCLRNCVTNVCMKTGKKATPAKCSDACKQVCDGNPYNSGEYFVPGDKSPVKRFCEQFPWIC from the coding sequence ATGGCGGTTCAAATGTCAAAGAGAATATGCAATATCTTAATGATTATAACGTTATGTACGATGATGTTTTCAGCACAAGTCGCTCATTCGAACAAGAGAGCGCTGGATGTATGTCTTAGAAACTGTGTTACTAACGTGTGCATGAAGACCGGCAAAAAAGCAACTCCAGCCAAATGTTCTGACGCTTGCAAGCAAGTTTGTGATGGAAACCCATACAATAGTGGGGAATACTTCGTCCCTGGAGATAAAAGTCCTGTGAAAAGGTTTTGCGAACAATTTCCCTGGATATGTTAG
- the LOC104700524 gene encoding uncharacterized protein LOC104700524 isoform X1, which translates to MGSAEDEWNGAGAAGSKRGSYSYSVDEYAAGKENCKAEKPKNPHPKKKKKEIVRAETPNNPQPRKPQPRKPQPRKPQPRKPQPKNKKEEILRAETPINPQPNKEEIVRAETSKNPQPKNKKKKKKKKMKEEETVRAETPKKEEETVRAETPKNPQPKKEAEKKPIMSLSEAMAKIDHSSLAAFLAVSLESYSDEPVTQLLRFMDYIGRELTEVQFPWLEMFPFEGTWPKLIDVMNVPLCDIPEPISNTSVSWILQVPVMTLSGFVVWAFGCTITHLEAQQKGAKSGKIGEQPTSPKPHMPIFVTLAMVVHWRPTALTNALSTIRERRYFQGQDRLPLTVWMMAVASQRHLSAGLFSWARNLLPVVGNTSCNHQSADLILQLVEYIVAHPMAWTIRRNQADRLHERVIPPPSFEILLRLTFPASSARVKATERFEAVYPSLKEVALTSAPGSKAMEPVIQQIFSLSSKLAGEGNPALAKEATAIAIWCVTENVDCCKHWDSLYTKNIEASVALLKKAVDEWKDHSLKLLSARNIFTLAETMKSFRLKNEKAITEGGANASLYKEADKSCKFISRRISHVWFKHYCLEAFAVVVAVAAVVAFAVVVAAAVFLFFHPELRDLW; encoded by the exons ATGGGTTCTGCTGAGGATGAATGGAACGGTGCCGGTGCGGCTGGATCTAAACGCGGATCCTACAGTTACAGTGTCGACGAGTACGCGGCGGGGAAAGAGAATTGTAAGGCAGAGAAACCTAAAAATCCACatcccaagaagaagaagaaggagattgtGAGGGCAGAAACACCTAACAATCCACAACCCAGGAAGCCACAACCCAGGAAGCCACAACCCAGGAAGCCACAACCCAGGAAGCCACAACCCAAGAACAAGAAGGAGGAGATTCTGAGGGCAGAAACACCTATCAATCCACAACCCAACAAGGAGGAAATTGTGAGGGCAGAAACATCTAAAAATCCACAAcccaagaacaagaagaagaagaagaagaagaagatgaaggaggaggagactgtGAGGGCAGAAACACctaagaaggaggaggagactgtGAGAGCAGAAACACCTAAAAATCCACAACCCAAGAAGGAGGCCGAGAAGAAGCCGATAATGTCTTTGTCCGAAGCTATGGCAAAGATAGACCATTCAAGTCTTGCGGCTTTCCTCGCCGTATCATTG gAATCGTATTCGGATGAGCCAGTGACTCAGCTATTACGATTTATGGATTACATCGGGAGAGAACTTACCGAG GTGCAATTTCCATGGCTGGAGATGTTTCCTTTTGAGGGTACTTGGCCCAAGCTTATCGATGTCATGAAT gTTCCGTTGTGTGATATTCCTGAACCTATCTCTAACACATCAGTCAGTTGGATCCTTCAAGTTCCAGTTATGACACTCTCTGGCTTTGTAGTGTGGGCGTTTGGTTGTACTATCACTCATTTGGAAGCACAACAAAAAGGTGCCAAATCTGGCAAGATCGGTGAACAACCTACTTCTCCCAAACCTCAT ATGCCAATATTTGTTACATTGGCAATGGTAGTGCATTGGAGACCTACAGCTTTGACTAATGCGCTGTCGACTATTAGGGAGAGGCGTTATTTTCAAGGACAAGACAGGCTTCCGCTTACAGTTTGGATGATGGCTGTG GCCTCCCAGCGTCATTTAAGTGCAGGCTTGTTTTCATGGGCGCGCAACTTGTTACCAGTAGTGGGTAATACGAGCTGCAACCATCAGTCAGCCGATCTTATCCTTCAGTTGGTTGAGTA TATTGTGGCGCATCCAATGGCTTGGACGATACGTAGGAATCAAGCTGATAGGTTGCATGAGCGAGTGATTCCGCCTCCTTCATTTGAGATCTTGCTGCGGCTTACATTCCCTGCTTCATCTGCAAGAGTAAAA GCTACAGAGAGGTTTGAGGCAGTTTATCCCTCGCTGAAAGAAGTGGCTCTTACCAGTGCACCAGGAAGCAAGGCAATGGAACCAGTCATTCAACAGATATTCTCTTTGTCTTCGAAACTTGCTGGAGAAG GAAATCCTGCTTTAGCCAAGGAAGCTACAGCAATAGCTATATGGTGTGTCACCGAAAACGTTGATTGCTGCAAGCACTGGGACAGTCTCTATACGAAGAATATAGAAGCTAGTGTTGCTCTTCTTAAAAAGGCTGTGGACGAATGGAAGGATCATTCCCTCAAACTATTATCAGCGAGAAATATTTTCACTCTCGCTGAAACTATGAAGAGCTTCAGGCTGAAA aacgAAAAAGCCATCACTGAAGGAGGAGCGAATGCTTCTCTTTACAAAGAAGCTGACAAGTCCTGCAAATTTATCTCGCGGAGAATCTCCCATGTATGGTTCAAACATTACTGCCTCGAAGCGTTTGCTGTGGTTGTAGCTGTAGCTGCCGTAGTAGCGTTTGCTGTAGTTGTAGCTGCTgcagtttttctatttttccacCCGGAGCTTAGGGACCTCTGGTGA
- the LOC104700524 gene encoding uncharacterized protein LOC104700524 isoform X2, producing the protein MGSAEDEWNGAGAAGSKRGSYSYSVDEYAAGKENCKAEKPKNPHPKKKKKEIVRAETPNNPQPRKPQPRKPQPRKPQPRKPQPKNKKEEILRAETPINPQPNKEEIVRAETSKNPQPKNKKKKKKKKMKEEETVRAETPKKEEETVRAETPKNPQPKKEAEKKPIMSLSEAMAKIDHSSLAAFLAVSLESYSDEPVTQLLRFMDYIGRELTEVQFPWLEMFPFEGTWPKLIDVMNVPLCDIPEPISNTSVSWILQVPVMTLSGFVVWAFGCTITHLEAQQKGAKSGKIGEQPTSPKPHMPIFVTLAMVVHWRPTALTNALSTIRERRYFQGQDRLPLTVWMMAVASQRHLSAGLFSWARNLLPVVGNTSCNHQSADLILQLVEYIVAHPMAWTIRRNQADRLHERVIPPPSFEILLRLTFPASSARVKATERFEAVYPSLKEVALTSAPGSKAMEPVIQQIFSLSSKLAGEGNPALAKEATAIAIWCVTENVDCCKHWDSLYTKNIEASVALLKKAVDEWKDHSLKLLSARNIFTLAETMKSFRLKLL; encoded by the exons ATGGGTTCTGCTGAGGATGAATGGAACGGTGCCGGTGCGGCTGGATCTAAACGCGGATCCTACAGTTACAGTGTCGACGAGTACGCGGCGGGGAAAGAGAATTGTAAGGCAGAGAAACCTAAAAATCCACatcccaagaagaagaagaaggagattgtGAGGGCAGAAACACCTAACAATCCACAACCCAGGAAGCCACAACCCAGGAAGCCACAACCCAGGAAGCCACAACCCAGGAAGCCACAACCCAAGAACAAGAAGGAGGAGATTCTGAGGGCAGAAACACCTATCAATCCACAACCCAACAAGGAGGAAATTGTGAGGGCAGAAACATCTAAAAATCCACAAcccaagaacaagaagaagaagaagaagaagaagatgaaggaggaggagactgtGAGGGCAGAAACACctaagaaggaggaggagactgtGAGAGCAGAAACACCTAAAAATCCACAACCCAAGAAGGAGGCCGAGAAGAAGCCGATAATGTCTTTGTCCGAAGCTATGGCAAAGATAGACCATTCAAGTCTTGCGGCTTTCCTCGCCGTATCATTG gAATCGTATTCGGATGAGCCAGTGACTCAGCTATTACGATTTATGGATTACATCGGGAGAGAACTTACCGAG GTGCAATTTCCATGGCTGGAGATGTTTCCTTTTGAGGGTACTTGGCCCAAGCTTATCGATGTCATGAAT gTTCCGTTGTGTGATATTCCTGAACCTATCTCTAACACATCAGTCAGTTGGATCCTTCAAGTTCCAGTTATGACACTCTCTGGCTTTGTAGTGTGGGCGTTTGGTTGTACTATCACTCATTTGGAAGCACAACAAAAAGGTGCCAAATCTGGCAAGATCGGTGAACAACCTACTTCTCCCAAACCTCAT ATGCCAATATTTGTTACATTGGCAATGGTAGTGCATTGGAGACCTACAGCTTTGACTAATGCGCTGTCGACTATTAGGGAGAGGCGTTATTTTCAAGGACAAGACAGGCTTCCGCTTACAGTTTGGATGATGGCTGTG GCCTCCCAGCGTCATTTAAGTGCAGGCTTGTTTTCATGGGCGCGCAACTTGTTACCAGTAGTGGGTAATACGAGCTGCAACCATCAGTCAGCCGATCTTATCCTTCAGTTGGTTGAGTA TATTGTGGCGCATCCAATGGCTTGGACGATACGTAGGAATCAAGCTGATAGGTTGCATGAGCGAGTGATTCCGCCTCCTTCATTTGAGATCTTGCTGCGGCTTACATTCCCTGCTTCATCTGCAAGAGTAAAA GCTACAGAGAGGTTTGAGGCAGTTTATCCCTCGCTGAAAGAAGTGGCTCTTACCAGTGCACCAGGAAGCAAGGCAATGGAACCAGTCATTCAACAGATATTCTCTTTGTCTTCGAAACTTGCTGGAGAAG GAAATCCTGCTTTAGCCAAGGAAGCTACAGCAATAGCTATATGGTGTGTCACCGAAAACGTTGATTGCTGCAAGCACTGGGACAGTCTCTATACGAAGAATATAGAAGCTAGTGTTGCTCTTCTTAAAAAGGCTGTGGACGAATGGAAGGATCATTCCCTCAAACTATTATCAGCGAGAAATATTTTCACTCTCGCTGAAACTATGAAGAGCTTCAGGCTGAAA Ctgttgtga
- the LOC104700531 gene encoding cell division control protein 6 homolog produces the protein MLQIYVTCGEWKSFDKEWKFIVDEEKCARLLTFQSTTTLEYLKLMVSEDYTIEHTMVDVEFSYLPIDLGVDSPPVLVKNERQLKNFVDYFKRKSNIRLCVTFTARGDNQRSRVNTDLNEKLHDSTERGNDCHVREKTEAMVNDQFVKNSYVVGSRLEVTGGLRSAEVNTCRKRKLRSDSAAEVSSSTPVNSISTPMKWKSPRRCAVSIPKTSDEEIKEDSNGNLASPVISVVKNLDVCLDVESKWNPRDEEQMKAVKEALHVSKAPSTVVCREDEQRRVFEFVKGCMEQNKAGSLYICGCPGTGKSLSMEKVRQQAEDWAKQTGVPCLETVSVNCTSLTKSTDIFSKILGKNESGREANGSSSPLQQLQSLFSQKQQQSSSKMM, from the exons ATGTTACAGATCTATGTAACATGTGGTGAATGGAAATCCTTTGATAAGGAGTGGAAGTTTattgttgatgaagaaaaatgtgCTAGATTACTCACCTTTCAATCTACAACAACTCTTGAATACCTAAAACTGATGGTTTCAGAAGACTACACCATAGAACATACTATGGTTGATGTGGAATTCAGCTATCTACCTATAGATCTCGGCGTTGATTCTCCTCCAGTTCTTGTAAAGAATGAACGACAGCTAAAAAATTTTGTTGACTATTTTAAAAGGAAGAGTAACATACGATTATGTGTGACGTTTACAGCAAGAG GTGACAACCAAAGGAGTAGAGTGAATactgatttgaatgagaaactACATGATTCAACTGAAAGGGGCAATGATTGTCATGTGCGTGAAAAAACTGAAGCTATGGTGAATGATCAATTCGTCAAAAATTCTTATGTCGTCGGCTCCAGATTGGAGGTTACCGGAGGTCTTAGATCCGCCGAAGTCAACACTTGTCGGAAACGCAAGTTGAGATCCGATTCCGCTGCGGAGGTTTCATCATCGACGCCTGTGAATTCGATTTCCACGCCGATGAAATGGAAATCTCCCCGACGGTGTGCTGTTTCAATCCCTAAGACGTCTGATGAG GAGATTAAGGAAGATTCTAATGGGAATTTGGCAAGTCCAGTGATATCAGTAGTGAAGAACTTAGATGTTTGTTTAGATGTTGAATCAAAGTGGAACCCTAGAG ATGAGGAACAAATGAAAGCTGTGAAGGAGGCATTGCATGTGTCTAAGGCACCGTCAACTGTTGTTTGCCGTGAGGATGAGCAGAGACGGGTTTTCGAGTTTGTTAAAGGTTGTATGGAACAGAACAAGGCTGGGAGTTTGTATATATGTGGCTGTCCTGGAACTGGGAAGTCACTATCCATGGAGAAAGTAAGACAACAAGCTGAAGACTGGGCGAAACAG ACAGGGGTGCCTTGTCTAGAAACAGTGTCTGTTAATTGCACGTCATTGACAAAATCAACAGATATTTTCTCCAAG atacTTGGTAAAAATGAGTCCGGGAGGGAAGCTAATGGTTCATCTTCACCTCTACAACAACTTCAGAGCTTGTTTTCTCAAAAGCAACAACAATCCAGCTCAAAGATGAtgtag
- the LOC109125403 gene encoding uncharacterized protein LOC109125403, translating to MYRRENAIQQIYFAARFCSATVLNHRLRGNFIRPSSD from the exons ATGTACCGT CGGGAAAACGCAATACAACAGATTTATTTCGCCGCCCGGTTTTGTTCGGCTACCGTTTTAAACCATCGGCTTCGCGGCAATTTTATTAGGCCAAGTTCTGATTAA
- the LOC104700532 gene encoding uncharacterized protein LOC104700532 translates to MGVKVASSSSPFLQWTTTQPIVHQCSSPSQTLPSKRRRSIGHDDARFLSCRFAPQRLMNRSALLGTNLHRSKSCDLWESSSSPKPIRRVCSASLDPPFSDEEFSKKIQELTLRFNVPNQYGSEPHDYKANSIGPPWNEMVHLSSIEMKANSVDLPLSLRIIKKKRQWEEGVKQVGESACCSMNKAFSSMVFMIRELQSFTLHMREVLFYEDLQEILLRVREELHQSFVWLFQQVFSATPTLMVYVMILLANFTVYSIGSNSALAAPLPQMVTEVTTVSETDEATNVKLDSSIVKTFFVSTSTNGNTTSVGGNNNGGGGGNIKPVLSGTDGGDGFDGSEQFRTIIPEGVSQLSSSSFGSTTTESEPSVSGQDENRLWNSMVEEADRMQYSDIDDSLDHDTRTRFVSSVEARVEAEEDTDHFKTELMYQTGLSQEPNNPLLLANYAQFLYLVSNDHDRAEEYFKRAVGVEPKDAEALSKYATFLWRARDDLWMAEETFLEAIDADPTNSYYAANYANFLWNTGGDDTCFPLDDEAQEDTI, encoded by the exons ATGGGGGTGAAagtagcttcttcttcatctccgttCCTTCAATGGACGACGACTCAACCTATCGTTCATCAGTGTTCGTCCCCTTCTCAAACCCTACCTTCAAAACGACGACGGAGCATTGGTCACGACGACGCACGGTTCCTATCTTGTCGATTTGCGCCACAGAGACTGATGAACCGTTCAGCTCTTTTAGGAACTAACCTTCATCGCTCCAAGTCATGTGACCTATgggaatcatcatcatcacctaaACCGATTCGAAGAGTTTGTAGCGCAAGCTTAGATCCTCCATTCTCCGATGAggagttttctaaaaaaattcaagagCTAACTCTCAGATTCAATGTCCCAAACCAATACGGTTCAGAGCCTCACGATTACAAAGCTAACTCAATCGGGCCGCCGTGGAACGAGATGGTGCATTTGTCGAGTATTGAAATGAAAGCAAACAGTGTTGACCTTCCTCTTTCGCTTAGGATCATAAAGAAGAAACGACAATGGGAAGAAGGAGTCAAACAAGTCGGTGAATCAGCGTGTTGCTCCATGAACAAAGCGTTTTCTTCAATGGTGTTTATGATTAGGGAGCTTCAAAGCTTTACTCTGCATATGAGAGAGGTTCTGTTTTACGAAGATTTGCAAGAGATCTTGCTTAGAGTTAGAGAAGAGTTGCACCAATCTTTCGTTTGGTTGTTTCAACAAGTCTTCTCCGCGACGCCTACGTTGATGGTTTACGTTATGATACTCTTAGCTAACTTCACTGTTTATTCCATCGGGAGCAACTCTGCTTTAGCTGCTCCTCTTCCTCAGATGGTTACAGAGGTAACAACCGTCAGTGAAACAGATGAAGCAACAAACGTGAAGTTGGATTCCTCGATTGTGAAAACGTTCTTTGTATCGACGTCTACTAACGGGAATACAACTTCGGTTGGTGGTAACAACAATGGCGGCGGCGGTGGAAACATTAAGCCTGTGTTAAGCGGAACAGATGGTGGTGATGGATTCGATGGATCTGAACAGTTCAGAACAATCATACCCGAGGGAGTTTCTCAATTGTCATCATCGAGTTTTGGGTCAACGACTACAGAGTCAGAGCCGTCAGTATCGGGACAAGATGAAAACAGGCTGTGGAATTCGATGGTGGAGGAAGCAGATCGAATGCAGTATTCAGACATAGATGATTCGTTGGATCACGACACTAGGACGCGGTTCGTGTCTTCTGTTGAGGCTCGTgtagaagcagaggaagacACGGATCACTTCAAAACAGAGCTTATGTACCAAACGGGACTGTCTCAAGAGCCTAATAATCCTCTCTTACTTGCTAACTATGCTCAGTTCCTCTACCTCGTCTCTAATGACCATGACAG AGCGGAAGAGTACTTCAAAAGAGCGGTAGGAGTGGAACCGAAAGACGCGGAGGCGCTTAGCAAATACGCGACGTTCTTATGGAGAGCACGGGACGATCTTTGGATGGCTGAGGAGACTTTCTTGGAAGCCATCGATGCTGATCCGACCAACTCTTACTACGCTGCTAATTACGCCAATTTCTTGTGGAACACTGGCGGTGACGACACATGTTTCCCTCTTGACGACGAGGCTCAGGAAGACACCATCTAG
- the LOC104700533 gene encoding uncharacterized protein LOC104700533, whose protein sequence is MAARKLGSLLRQYFFSLCFLFLGCFFFPKGADCKQKRRKKKLRTVSLSSSGSALSSSWTYLKRVFLSTTRISKSRNQTHPNGTLTSARSSQNSLVTLVQPETTTTDQPDPATRTQQQPEFEISYSDHNDPLFLLPLRNEIFPCNSCGEIFARTNLLESHIAIKHAVSELIAGESSTNIVEIIFKSGWPIGKSPEINRILKIHNSQKILTRFEEYREFVKAKAARSRWEDERCVADGNELLQFYCSTFMCDLGQNGKSNLCGHQYCSVCGIIGSGFSPKLDGIATLATGWRGHVAVPEEVEEEFGFMNVKRAMLVCRVVAGRVGCDLMIDDVDKSEGGGGGGYDSVVGQSGSKSGALLRIDDDELLVFNPRAVLPCFVIVYTV, encoded by the coding sequence ATGGCGGCGCGAAAACTAGGTTCGTTGTTACGTCAATACTTTTTCTCACTATGCTTCCTCTTCCTCggttgcttcttcttccctaAAGGCGCAGACtgtaaacaaaagagaaggaagaagaagctcagaacagtctctttatcttcttcaggTTCAGCTCTATCATCTTCTTGGACGTACTTAAAACGAGTTTTCTTATCCACGACAAGGATTAGTAAATCCCGTAACCAAACACACCCTAACGGTACGTTAACTTCAGCAAGATCATCACAGAACTCGCTCGTCACCCTCGTCCAACCCGAAACAACCACAACAGACCAACCCGACCCGGCTACCCGTACCCAACAACAACCCGAGTTCGAGATCTCGTATTCCGATCACAACgatcctctgtttctcctcCCTCTACGAAACGAGATTTTCCCTTGCAACTCGTGCGGCGAGATTTTCGCGAGAACCAATCTCCTCGAGAGCCACATCGCGATCAAACACGCCGTGTCGGAGCTAATCGCCGGCGAATCGAGCACGAACATCGTCGAGATCATATTCAAATCAGGCTGGCCTATTGGCAAATCGCCGGAGATCAACCGGATCTTAAAAATCCACAACAGCCAGAAGATTCTCACCAGATTCGAGGAGTACCGCGAGTTCGTCAAAGCCAAAGCCGCTCGATCACGGTGGGAAGACGAGCGTTGCGTCGCCGACGGTAACGAGCTTTTACAATTCTACTGCTCGACGTTCATGTGCGATCTAGGTCAAAACGGTAAATCGAATCTATGCGGTCATCAGTACTGCAGCGTGTGCGGTATCATCGGATCCGGATTCTCGCCGAAGCTCGACGGGATCGCGACGCTCGCGACGGGGTGGAGAGGACACGTGGCGGTGCCGGAGGAGGTCGAGGAAGAGTTTGGGTTTATGAACGTGAAACGGGCCATGTTGGTTTGTCGGGTCGTAGCGGGTCGGGTCGGGTGTGATTTGATGATTGATGACGTGGATAAGAgtgaaggtggaggaggaggagggtatGATTCTGTGGTTGGGCAGAGTGGGAGCAAGAGTGGGGCGCTTTTGAGGATCGACGATGATGAGCTGTTGGTGTTTAATCCAAGGGCTGTGCTTCCTTGTTTTGTTATAGTCTATACGGTGTAA
- the LOC104704380 gene encoding uncharacterized protein LOC104704380 yields MAARKLGSLLRQYFFSLCFLFLGCFFFPKGADCKQKRRKKKLRTVSLSSSGSALSSSWTYLKRVFLSTTRISKSRNQTHPNGTLTSARSSQNSLVTLVQPETTTTDQPDPATRTQQQPEFEISYSDHNDPLFLLPLRNEIFPCNSCGEIFARTNLLESHIAIKHAVSELIAGESSTNIVEIIFKSGWPIGKSPEINRILKIHNSQKILTRFEEYREFVKAKAARSRWEDERCVADGNELLQFYCSTFMCDLGQNGXGVK; encoded by the exons ATGGCGGCGCGAAAACTAGGTTCGTTGTTACGTCAATACTTTTTCTCACTATGCTTCCTCTTCCTCggttgcttcttcttccctaAAGGCGCAGACtgtaaacaaaagagaaggaagaagaagctcagaacagtctctttatcttcttcaggTTCAGCTCTATCATCTTCTTGGACGTACTTAAAACGAGTTTTCTTATCCACGACAAGGATTAGTAAATCCCGTAACCAAACACACCCTAACGGTACGTTAACTTCAGCAAG ATCATCACAGAACTCGCTCGTCACCCTCGTCCAACCCGAAACAACCACAACAGACCAACCCGACCCGGCTACCCGTACCCAACAACAACCCGAGTTCGAGATCTCGTATTCCGATCACAACgatcctctgtttctcctcCCTCTACGAAACGAGATTTTCCCTTGCAACTCGTGCGGCGAGATTTTCGCGAGAACCAATCTCCTCGAGAGCCACATCGCGATCAAACACGCCGTGTCGGAGCTAATCGCCGGCGAATCGAGCACGAACATCGTCGAGATCATATTCAAATCAGGCTGGCCTATTGGCAAATCGCCGGAGATCAACCGGATCTTAAAAATCCACAACAGCCAGAAGATTCTCACCAGATTCGAGGAGTACCGCGAGTTCGTCAAAGCCAAAGCCGCTCGATCGCGGTGGGAAGACGAGCGCTGCGTCGCCGACGGTAACGAGCTTTTACAATTCTACTGCTCGACGTTCATGTGCGATCTAGGTCAAAACGGCNATggagtaaaataa